Part of the Corynebacterium caspium DSM 44850 genome, GCCACCGTCGGTGGTGCCGAACCAATGCTCAGCAGAAGGTGGGGTAGATAGGTTCAAAAAATCAGGATCAGTGAATTTCCAGGGCGATAAGAAACCGCCGAGCATCGCAAAAGCGATCAATAAGATAAAGATAGCCAGACCAATAACAGCACCTTTATTGCGCAGAAAACGACGCATATAAAGCTTGAGACGAGAAGTGCCGCGCACTAATTCCGGCAAAGAACTTAAGATGACCTCTGATTCATCCTTATCTTGCGGAACCATAACGTGATGCGAGTGCTTATCAGACATATTTAGCTCACCCTTACTCGTGGATCGAGGGCTACGACAACGAGGTCAGCAAGAATCGCAGAAACCCCCGTAAGTGCCGCACCGAAAGCAGCAACGGCCACAGCGCCGTGGACATCATTTTTGGCCATGGTGTCCACAAAATACACACCCATGCCATTCCAAGCGAAAATCTTTTCAGTCAAAACTGCACCGGTAAAAATACCCGGTACCGCAAAGGCCACCGAAGTAGCCACCGGAATAATTGAGGTGCGCAGCGCATGTTTACGAATAGCCTGGCCCTTGGTTAGACCCTTAGCCCGGGCAGTGCGCACATAATCGGCATTGATATTGTCCAAAAGCAAGGAGCGCTGCATGAAGTGATAACCGGCATAACCAATGGTTACTAGGGCAATCGTCGGCAAAATCAAGTGTTGGGCATAATCCAAGATACGAGGAAAGAAACCGACCACATCTGGATTAGAAGCGCCGGTGACATACAGGACGCGGGTGCCCGCCCAATCGTTGATTTTGATAGCTGCGGCAACCACAATGATGGAGGCCACCACAATATGGATATTCATCGAAATAATGGAAACTGCCTGCCAAATTCGATCCCCACG contains:
- a CDS encoding ABC transporter permease, which translates into the protein MFKYLLKKASGWALIVFLATNLTFFLASAFLDPRSNYLGRRPPMTPEQIDLLLEPYHLSPNTPIWQRWWSWFSEIIFHWNWGYSPTGASVNEEIGFRIWVSAQLMLVATILTIILGVSVGVYTASRQYKRGDRIWQAVSIISMNIHIVVASIIVVAAAIKINDWAGTRVLYVTGASNPDVVGFFPRILDYAQHLILPTIALVTIGYAGYHFMQRSLLLDNINADYVRTARAKGLTKGQAIRKHALRTSIIPVATSVAFAVPGIFTGAVLTEKIFAWNGMGVYFVDTMAKNDVHGAVAVAAFGAALTGVSAILADLVVVALDPRVRVS